A window of the Tropheryma whipplei str. Twist genome harbors these coding sequences:
- the dcd gene encoding dCTP deaminase, which produces MLLSDVDIQAALEDKLIQIDPFDPQMLQPASLDIRLSRYFRLFNNHTYAYIDPAEPQEALTRLVEVAENQAFVLHPGEFILGSTCETVSLSNDLAARLEGKSSLGRLGLLTHSTAGFIDPGFSGQITLELGNVATLPIKLWPGMKIGQLCFFQLSSPAKNAYGSPVCASRYQGQRGPTASLSHQHFYRARFTEIGL; this is translated from the coding sequence ATGCTACTGTCAGATGTTGACATACAAGCCGCACTGGAAGACAAGCTGATACAGATCGATCCATTCGATCCCCAGATGTTGCAACCGGCCAGCTTAGATATCAGACTCAGTAGGTATTTTAGGCTTTTCAATAATCACACGTATGCCTATATAGACCCGGCAGAGCCACAAGAAGCGCTAACGCGTCTTGTGGAAGTTGCCGAGAATCAGGCGTTCGTGCTGCACCCAGGCGAGTTTATTCTTGGCTCAACCTGTGAAACGGTATCTCTTTCAAATGATCTGGCCGCGCGATTGGAAGGCAAAAGCTCCCTTGGCAGGCTCGGTTTACTAACACATTCTACGGCCGGCTTTATAGATCCCGGATTTTCGGGGCAGATTACGCTCGAGCTTGGTAATGTTGCGACTTTACCCATAAAACTGTGGCCAGGAATGAAGATTGGCCAATTGTGTTTTTTTCAGTTATCTTCACCGGCAAAAAATGCTTACGGTTCGCCCGTATGTGCCTCTAGGTACCAGGGACAGCGCGGCCCAACCGCGAGTCTTTCGCATCAGCATTTTTATCGCGCACGTTTTACAGAAATAGGATTATGA
- a CDS encoding dihydrolipoamide acetyltransferase family protein codes for MPEVTFLLTDPGEGLVEAEIVSLRVTEGDAVDVNQIVVEVETAKSLVELPSPFKGVVRKLLVAVGELVKVGSPIMLIDTDETPPAGLPKTGKMPVSDVRDGGHDTAKNTHPRDTGSSKDIHDAFGKEDGREIDFGRNVLVGYGPCEDNARVRGDDITGRPSLDETLERPVAKPSVRKFAKELGVDLYGVKPTGIGGTITRRDVLNATSTQEEATTRVPVKGLRRQTAQNVTLSAFSVPHVSVFVDVDVTRTIELVDRLKRDPLYEQVRISPLLILSRAVTWAVKRSPIVNSTWSEQEILLHKSVNLGIAVATDRGLVVPNIKNAQCLSMLDLAKAIESLVDDARSSRIRPEDTLNGTITITNIGVFGVDSGTPILNVGESSIVFIGAIKPRPWVVNGEISVRRVATIGGSFDHRVMDGDTASRFLVNVASILEEPALLVE; via the coding sequence ATGCCAGAAGTTACTTTCCTTTTAACCGATCCGGGCGAAGGCTTGGTCGAGGCCGAAATTGTCTCCTTGAGGGTTACCGAGGGTGATGCGGTTGATGTGAATCAGATTGTTGTTGAGGTGGAAACAGCAAAGTCTCTTGTTGAGCTCCCGTCACCCTTCAAGGGTGTAGTTAGGAAACTGCTTGTCGCTGTGGGTGAACTTGTCAAGGTGGGCTCGCCGATAATGCTGATCGACACAGACGAAACCCCGCCTGCCGGGCTACCGAAGACCGGAAAGATGCCTGTTTCTGATGTGCGTGATGGCGGGCATGATACTGCCAAAAACACTCATCCCCGCGATACAGGCTCATCTAAGGATATTCACGATGCATTCGGGAAAGAGGATGGTCGTGAGATTGATTTCGGGCGGAATGTGCTTGTTGGGTATGGCCCGTGTGAGGATAATGCTAGGGTGCGAGGTGATGATATTACCGGGAGACCTTCACTTGATGAAACCCTAGAAAGGCCAGTCGCTAAGCCTTCGGTCAGGAAATTTGCAAAGGAGCTTGGTGTCGATCTTTACGGTGTAAAACCGACCGGTATTGGTGGCACCATAACACGACGAGATGTTCTTAATGCTACTTCCACTCAGGAGGAAGCCACCACTCGGGTTCCTGTGAAAGGCCTGCGCCGACAGACAGCGCAGAATGTTACGCTCAGCGCATTTAGCGTTCCGCATGTAAGTGTATTCGTAGATGTTGATGTGACCCGCACAATTGAACTGGTTGATCGCCTAAAAAGAGATCCGCTGTATGAACAGGTTAGAATCTCCCCGCTTCTTATCTTGTCTCGTGCCGTTACCTGGGCTGTCAAGCGGAGTCCAATTGTCAACTCAACCTGGAGCGAACAGGAAATTCTTCTTCATAAGAGTGTCAATTTGGGAATTGCAGTTGCAACAGACAGAGGTCTTGTTGTTCCCAATATAAAAAATGCGCAGTGCCTCTCAATGCTGGACCTTGCAAAGGCTATAGAGAGTTTGGTTGATGATGCAAGGTCATCACGCATTCGGCCCGAGGATACCCTGAATGGCACAATAACAATTACCAATATTGGGGTCTTTGGGGTGGATTCGGGTACTCCAATTTTGAATGTTGGCGAATCGTCCATTGTTTTTATTGGAGCCATAAAGCCCAGACCTTGGGTGGTTAATGGCGAGATTTCCGTTCGGCGCGTTGCAACTATCGGGGGCAGTTTTGACCATCGTGTAATGGATGGTGACACCGCAAGTCGTTTTCTCGTGAATGTTGCCTCGATTCTTGAGGAGCCGGCACTTCTGGTCGAATAG
- a CDS encoding alpha-ketoacid dehydrogenase subunit beta: MSTPSWNRDVDSRREADLTLVSALNLALDDELALDPKLLLMGEDLGALGGVFRVTDRLCKKYGKNRVIDTPLAESGIVGTAIGLAAKGFRLVLEIQFNGFIFPAFNQITTQLARQNFRNKIPMPVVIRVPHGGHIGAVEHHMEAPEAYFAHTPGLRVVNCSTPSDAYWMLRQAIRCPDPVIFFEPLSLYWNKGTVSFSSPDLDLHAASIVRKGNDVTLLGHGGITRTLIAAAEHTRDVSVEIIDLRSLSPVDYETILASVKKTGRLVIAQESPGFVSLGSEIAATVSEKAFYHLEAPVARVSGYDTPFPPAKLEKVYLPDVDRVLTAIKGVMSH; this comes from the coding sequence ATGAGTACGCCATCTTGGAATCGCGATGTGGATTCCCGTCGTGAGGCTGATCTGACACTGGTCTCGGCTCTTAATCTAGCTCTCGATGACGAGTTAGCTCTTGATCCAAAATTGCTGCTTATGGGAGAGGACCTTGGTGCACTTGGTGGGGTTTTTCGCGTTACAGACAGATTGTGTAAGAAGTATGGTAAGAATCGTGTGATTGACACCCCGCTTGCTGAGTCTGGAATTGTCGGTACTGCAATTGGATTGGCTGCCAAGGGGTTTAGGCTTGTACTTGAGATCCAATTTAATGGGTTTATTTTTCCTGCATTTAACCAGATAACAACCCAGCTTGCTCGGCAAAACTTTCGAAACAAAATTCCCATGCCGGTAGTCATAAGAGTTCCACATGGGGGTCATATCGGGGCCGTTGAACACCATATGGAAGCCCCAGAAGCTTACTTTGCACATACTCCTGGTCTGCGAGTTGTGAATTGTTCGACACCGTCGGACGCGTATTGGATGTTACGTCAGGCAATCCGTTGCCCGGACCCCGTCATTTTCTTTGAACCCTTGTCCCTGTATTGGAATAAGGGAACAGTGAGTTTTTCTTCTCCTGATTTGGATTTGCACGCGGCCTCCATTGTACGTAAAGGGAATGATGTGACCCTATTGGGTCATGGTGGCATCACGCGCACTCTTATTGCCGCTGCCGAGCATACCCGAGATGTAAGTGTTGAGATAATTGACCTTCGTTCTCTTTCTCCCGTAGACTACGAAACAATTCTTGCCTCGGTCAAGAAAACCGGAAGATTGGTTATAGCGCAAGAGTCGCCGGGCTTTGTTAGTTTGGGTAGCGAGATTGCCGCTACAGTTTCAGAAAAGGCCTTTTACCATCTGGAGGCACCTGTTGCGCGTGTTAGCGGGTACGACACCCCCTTTCCTCCGGCAAAACTTGAGAAGGTCTATTTACCGGATGTTGATAGAGTCTTAACAGCAATTAAGGGTGTTATGTCCCATTAG
- the pdhA gene encoding pyruvate dehydrogenase (acetyl-transferring) E1 component subunit alpha, protein MKDKGYPVVQFLRPDGSFCPSETAEPFLSHAQSLDVEDIQRFYRDIILVRQIDHEAALLQRRGELALWPPVYGQEASQIGATYACSENDMIFPSYRDHAVMHARGIDLVHIAKLFRGASNNDWDVRQHKVWGYTLCIGAQVLHSTGYAIGIVLERQMSCTDDNSGYPEAVMVWFGDGASSQGDVSESMVFAARYQTPQVFMLQNNQYAISVPASVPSAACPLYKRGYGFGIPGIRIDGNDVIAAYAVVREYMDRARSGKGPHLIEAFTYRLGAHTTSDDPTRYRSEDEHREWLALDPIIRLERYLFSLGVEKTWFDRIRADIQLSVIGFRNAVLSIPQPDTKKIFDNVYSAYHPLVSSQSAHLLGLTESR, encoded by the coding sequence TGCACAGTCATTGGATGTCGAGGATATTCAGCGGTTTTATCGAGACATTATCCTGGTTCGGCAAATTGACCATGAGGCTGCCCTCCTGCAGCGCCGCGGCGAGCTGGCGCTTTGGCCGCCGGTTTATGGACAAGAGGCCTCACAAATAGGTGCAACCTATGCGTGCAGCGAAAACGATATGATCTTCCCTTCTTACCGCGATCATGCCGTGATGCATGCCAGGGGGATTGATCTTGTGCATATTGCCAAATTATTCAGGGGAGCGAGCAATAACGATTGGGATGTTAGACAACATAAGGTGTGGGGGTACACCCTTTGTATCGGTGCACAGGTACTACATTCCACCGGTTATGCAATTGGGATCGTATTAGAACGCCAAATGTCATGCACTGATGATAACTCGGGGTATCCCGAAGCGGTTATGGTGTGGTTTGGTGATGGAGCGAGCAGTCAGGGGGATGTTAGTGAATCAATGGTATTTGCCGCGCGATATCAAACACCCCAGGTATTTATGCTGCAGAATAACCAATACGCTATTTCCGTACCTGCATCCGTTCCCTCTGCCGCATGTCCCCTTTATAAACGCGGTTATGGTTTTGGCATTCCGGGTATTAGGATTGACGGCAATGATGTTATCGCAGCCTATGCTGTGGTTCGCGAATACATGGACCGTGCGCGATCCGGAAAAGGACCCCATCTGATTGAGGCTTTTACATATCGCCTTGGCGCTCATACAACAAGTGATGATCCAACGAGGTACAGGAGCGAGGATGAACATAGGGAATGGTTGGCCCTTGACCCGATTATCAGGCTCGAGCGGTATCTATTTAGTCTTGGGGTAGAAAAGACCTGGTTTGACCGCATCCGCGCAGATATTCAACTCTCTGTTATAGGTTTTAGGAATGCCGTCTTATCAATCCCCCAGCCTGATACGAAAAAGATATTTGATAACGTTTATTCCGCTTATCACCCATTGGTTTCTTCACAGAGCGCCCACCTCCTTGGCCTCACGGAATCGCGATGA